A region from the Lolium perenne isolate Kyuss_39 chromosome 4, Kyuss_2.0, whole genome shotgun sequence genome encodes:
- the LOC127293424 gene encoding uncharacterized protein, with protein MEGRARGGAAPRTAMDYTLAALKLFGSQLSGSTTAPDSEGSSAALMLFNIRFQRAWIQGVIVHADYSTDDGTLFLDDGSSVTELLLQGDDAKGQTWRPGMYVLIIGAYIAPDGSRPTVKVHKIVDLSAQPNREAMWYMEVAEAYDFFYASAGSTS; from the exons ATGGAGGGACGCGCTCGTGGCGGCGCCGCGCCCCGGACCGCCATGGACTACACGCTCGCGGCGCTCAAGCTCTTCGGCTCCCAGCTCTCGGGCTCCACCACGGCGCCGGACTCCGAGGGATCCTCTGCCGCGCTGATGCTCTTCAACATCCGCTTCCAGCGCGCCTGGATCCAG GGCGTGATCGTGCACGCGGACTACAGCACCGACGACGGGACCCTGTTTCTGGATGACGGCTCCAGCGTCACCGAGCTCCTGCTCCAAGGCGACGATGCCAAGGGCCAGACCTGGCGGCCAG GGATGTATGTGTTGATAATTGGCGCATATATTGCACCGGACGGCAGTCGGCCCACAGTCAAG GTGCACAAGATAGTCGACCTCTCTGCGCAGCCAAACCGTGAAGCGATGTGGTATATGGAAGTAGCTGAGGCGTACGACTTCTTCTATGCATCTGCTGGCTCCACGTCATGA
- the LOC127293425 gene encoding uncharacterized protein, giving the protein MAASDTDEGGAPAAGGAGQDDDAPEPRPELAAAGERTASDDAPAAPAASSSDDEGGAGEEDASDSPRGPGAAGEQPASDHAPVALAAAAEDEEGAVEAEQDDAPESEDVEEEVQEEDGDATEEDEEEDDEDAPTHLPFAPTGEELPDDTTTVDPSYTISLIRKLIPKGSDLEKEFSDKSSSSDDGESTLPEYEDQWEECGCILWDLAASEPQAEHMIDNSVLEVLLENLRVADSSRVKEVCLGIMGNLACHESLVNAICLEKGLITTVVNQLFLDDVKCLSEAFRLLAAALRCSASVSWAEVLLPDEILSRMLWIIGNTSNLTLLEKSIDFISTVIDAQDVIAALIDPMLKVGLVDHVVGLLTTEIEKSPEEKLDRPGSLDMILRFMEELSAIHSVSEVMSSSDRLMKVLVSMIKSPDKYEFAKYCASVVIIISNILTDGKHLVPMLSHDLPFLEGLFDILPVVPDDDQARYALWGTLPRIMPRRQETEMDSSTLDQFASLFLGKFTLIKDDLESHVIDEENLSSEDALVLGWTSKCLRSISFVMEKWIEEKSSQSKQDAPPTGNSIDDAREVLSYCHKALH; this is encoded by the exons ATGGCGGCCTCCGACACCGACGAGGGAGGCGCCCCCGCGGCGGGCGGAGCGGGGCAGGACGACGACGCGCCGGAGCCGCGGCCAGAGCTGGCGGCGGCGGGCGAGCGAACCGCCTCCGACGACGCTCCCGCGGcgcccgccgcctcctcctccgacgacgaAGGCGGAGCGGGGGAGGAAGACGCGTCCGACTCTCCGCGAGGACCGGGGGCCGCGGGAGAGCAGCCCGCCTCCGATCACGCTCCGGTGGCGCTCGCCGCCGCTGCCGAAGACGAAGAGGGCGCCGTTGAAGCGGAGCAGGACGACGCGCCCGAGTCGGAGGACGTGGAAGAGGAAGTGCAGGAAGAAGATGGCGACGCcacggaggaggatgaggaggaggacgacgaggatgccCCGACGCACCTCCCGTTCGCGCCCACGGGCGAAGAG ttacctgatgaCACAACCACGGTTGATCCAAGCTATACCATCTCTCTTATAAGGAAGCTAATACCAAAGGGATCCGATCTGGAGAAAGAGTTCAG TGACAAGAGTTCCAGTTCTGATGATGGGGAGTCAACGCTACCTGAGTATGAGGATCAGTGGGAAGAGTGTGGGTGCATTCTGTGGGACCTTGCAGCTAGTGAACCTCAAGCAGAACATATG ATCGATAATTCTGTACTTGAAGTGCTTTTGGAAAACCTTCGAGTGGCAGATTCTTCTCGGGTGAAG GAAGTTTGTCTTGGAATCATGGGAAACTTAGCTTGTCATGAATCTCTAGTTAACGCTATCTGTTTGGAGAAGGGTTTAATTACAACTGTTGTGAATCAACTGTTTCTAGATGATGTCAAATGCCTTTCTGAAGCATTCAG GTTGTTGGCTGCCGCTCTTCGGTGCAGTGCTTCTGTTTCTTGGGCTGAAGTTCTTTTACCTGATGAGATTCTTTCACGTATGCTATGGATAATTGGCAATACATCGAATTTGACATTACTTGAGAAG AGCATTGACTTCATATCAACTGTCATTGATGCCCAAGATGTGATAGCTGCGCTTATTGACCCCATGCTTAAAGTGGGTTTAGTTGACCATGTTGTTGGGTTGCTAACAACTGAGATTGAAAAATCACCGGAAGAGAAGCTAGACAG GCCTGGTTCTCTTGATATGATCCTTCGCTTCATGGAAGAATTATCAGCCATACACAGTGTTTCAGAAGTGATGTCGTCGAGTGACCGGCTGATGAAAGTGCTAGTTAGCATGATCAAGTCACCTGATAAGTATGAG TTTGCAAAGTATTGCGCTTCGGTGGTGATCATAATATCAAATATTTTGACCGATGGAAAGCATCTGGTGCCTATGCTATCCCATG ATTTACCCTTCCTGGAGGGCCTGTTTGACATTCTTCCAGTGGTCCCTGATGATGATCAAGCTCGATATGCACTTTGGGGTACCTTACCACGTATCATGCCACGACGGCAAGAAACTGAGATGGATTCCTCAACCCTCGACCAGTTTGCGTCTCTCTTCTTAGGCAAGTTCACTCTCATCAAAGATGACCTCGAGAGTCATGTAATTGACGAAGAGAACTTATCATCTGAGGATGCTCTTGTGTTGGGATGGACATCCAAATGT CTCAGGTCAATCTCCTTCGTCATGGAGAAATGGATTGAAGAGAAGTCTTCGCAGAGCAAACAAGATGCTCCGCCGACTGGAAACTCCATTGACGATGCTCGGGAGGTGCTGAGTTACTGCCACAAGGCGCTCCACTGA